The following coding sequences are from one Sporomusaceae bacterium window:
- a CDS encoding ASCH domain-containing protein — protein sequence MLALNFQSALHEKLLIERKKNYTIRLDDVSGIYLENSVVWITVGKKYAPKRKLFTAFLDRVKVKRFAELTKDDLAHQNPDIKSVEELIANFEEIYQKNLTEDDLVTVIGFSEITGE from the coding sequence ATGCTGGCGCTGAACTTCCAGTCCGCACTCCACGAAAAACTCCTCATCGAGCGCAAGAAAAACTATACCATCCGCCTCGACGACGTCAGCGGCATCTACCTCGAAAACTCCGTCGTCTGGATAACCGTCGGCAAGAAATACGCCCCCAAGCGCAAACTCTTCACCGCCTTCCTCGACCGTGTCAAGGTCAAGCGCTTCGCCGAACTCACCAAAGACGACCTCGCCCACCAAAACCCCGACATCAAAAGCGTCGAGGAACTCATCGCCAACTTCGAGGAAATCTACCAGAAAAACCTCACCGAAGACGACCTCGTCACCGTCATCGGCTTCTCCGAAATCACCGGCGAATAA
- a CDS encoding YdcF family protein, with amino-acid sequence MYVIKFLYTVFLFPPGLFILALLLLAWRRRSSRALSRAALLAAAVLYLTSIALVSGPLVNSLETCHTPPAQVSGDVIVVLGGGVTLDTPNLGGRGHLSGSSANRLLTGLQLHHKLSVPIIISGGQVFATGGVEAEVARSILLTLGVPDDKIITETASLNTGDNARNTAAILRQRGFARPILVTSAYHMERAVRQFGKAGVAVLPYPTDYQDNVVRRFHYTDLWPTPAAAGQLVLALKEYLGLAAINLY; translated from the coding sequence GTGTATGTCATCAAATTTCTCTATACAGTCTTCCTTTTCCCGCCCGGTCTCTTCATCCTCGCCCTGCTCCTCCTCGCCTGGCGGCGCCGCAGCAGCCGCGCCCTTTCCCGCGCCGCCCTCCTCGCCGCCGCCGTCCTCTACCTTACCAGCATCGCCCTCGTCAGCGGCCCCCTCGTCAACTCCCTCGAAACCTGCCACACTCCACCGGCCCAGGTGAGCGGCGACGTCATCGTCGTCCTCGGCGGCGGCGTCACCCTCGACACCCCCAACCTCGGCGGCCGCGGCCACCTCTCCGGCTCGTCCGCCAACCGCCTGCTCACCGGCCTCCAGCTACACCACAAGCTAAGCGTTCCCATAATCATATCCGGCGGCCAGGTCTTCGCCACCGGCGGCGTCGAAGCCGAAGTCGCCCGCAGCATCCTCCTCACCCTCGGCGTCCCGGACGACAAAATCATCACCGAAACCGCCAGCCTCAACACCGGCGACAACGCCCGCAACACCGCCGCCATCCTCAGGCAGCGCGGCTTCGCTCGTCCCATCCTCGTCACCTCCGCCTACCACATGGAACGCGCTGTCCGCCAGTTCGGCAAAGCCGGCGTCGCCGTCCTCCCGTACCCCACCGACTACCAGGACAATGTCGTCCGCCGGTTCCACTACACCGACCTCTGGCCCACCCCGGCAGCCGCCGGCCAGCTCGTCCTGGCGCTCAAAGAGTATCTCGGCCTTGCTGCAATAAACTTGTATTGA